In the Streptomyces fradiae ATCC 10745 = DSM 40063 genome, one interval contains:
- a CDS encoding DUF5685 family protein, translated as MFGIVRPCSHRLTEGLREEWLAHLCGLCLALRADHGQFARIATNYDGLIVSVLTEAQTERTPAARRTAGPCPLRAMRTAPVARGEGARLAAAVSLVLASAKMRDHVADRDGLLARRPVAAAARRVARRWDAAGARTGRELGFDTAVLLDAVDRQAGVEALAGPGTPLLAVTEPTETATAAAFAHTAVLAGRPGNAAPLAEAGRLFGRLAHLLDAVEDLAADTGAGAWNPLTATGTSLAEARRLADDAVHGVRLALRDAAFVDDRLVHRLLAHELRRSVDRAFATTGCAHRGHGAPGAPRPPHGSGNPYGGGAGGQGPYGAPNAHGGGQPYAGLPGGQPGGYGEGPVGHGGQPGGGYGGHGGHGGHGGRGGGFGGGAGGPMKKPPRGLLAGCAVFTGLFCTCQICCAKEYEGPWSRKKREGCCRDCGNCDCGCDCCCPCDGC; from the coding sequence ATGTTCGGAATCGTCAGGCCCTGTTCACACCGCCTCACCGAGGGGCTCAGGGAGGAGTGGCTGGCCCATCTGTGCGGGCTGTGCCTCGCGCTGCGCGCCGACCACGGCCAGTTCGCCCGGATCGCCACCAACTACGACGGGCTGATCGTCTCGGTGCTGACGGAGGCTCAGACCGAGCGCACCCCGGCCGCGCGGCGCACCGCAGGCCCCTGCCCGCTGCGCGCCATGCGGACCGCGCCCGTGGCGCGCGGCGAGGGCGCCCGGCTGGCCGCCGCCGTCTCCCTGGTGCTTGCCTCGGCGAAGATGCGGGACCACGTCGCCGACCGGGACGGGCTGCTGGCCCGCAGGCCGGTCGCCGCGGCGGCCCGCCGGGTGGCCCGCCGCTGGGACGCCGCGGGCGCCAGGACGGGACGGGAACTCGGGTTCGACACGGCGGTCCTGCTCGACGCGGTTGACCGGCAGGCCGGCGTCGAGGCGCTGGCCGGGCCCGGCACGCCCCTGCTGGCGGTGACCGAGCCGACCGAGACGGCCACCGCCGCCGCGTTCGCCCACACCGCGGTCCTCGCCGGCCGCCCCGGGAACGCCGCGCCCCTCGCGGAGGCCGGCCGGCTGTTCGGGCGCCTCGCCCACCTGCTCGACGCCGTCGAGGACCTCGCCGCCGACACCGGGGCGGGCGCCTGGAACCCGCTCACCGCGACCGGCACCTCCCTGGCGGAGGCGCGGCGCCTCGCCGACGACGCCGTGCACGGGGTGCGCCTCGCGCTGCGGGACGCCGCGTTCGTGGACGACCGGCTGGTGCACCGGCTCCTCGCGCACGAGCTGCGGCGCTCCGTGGACCGCGCGTTCGCCACGACGGGCTGCGCGCACCGGGGGCACGGCGCCCCCGGCGCGCCCCGGCCGCCGCACGGCTCGGGGAACCCGTACGGGGGCGGCGCGGGCGGCCAGGGGCCGTACGGCGCCCCGAACGCGCACGGCGGCGGGCAGCCGTACGCGGGCCTGCCGGGCGGGCAGCCGGGCGGGTACGGCGAGGGGCCGGTCGGGCACGGCGGGCAGCCGGGCGGGGGGTACGGCGGCCACGGGGGTCACGGGGGCCACGGGGGCCGGGGCGGCGGCTTCGGCGGAGGGGCCGGGGGGCCGATGAAGAAGCCGCCGCGCGGGCTGCTGGCCGGGTGCGCCGTCTTCACCGGCCTCTTCTGCACGTGCCAGATCTGCTGCGCGAAGGAGTACGAGGGCCCCTGGTCCCGCAAGAAGCGCGAGGGCTGCTGCCGGGACTGCGGCAACTGCGACTGCGGGTGCGACTGCTGCTGCCCCTGCGACGGCTGCTGA
- a CDS encoding cell division protein SepF produces the protein MGSVRKASAWLGLVEDNDERYYDDEYAETAENGDAWVTDPRVRVASESAHQEGRRIATVSPDGFRDARTIGELFRDGVPVIMNLTAMEPDDAKRVVDFAAGLTFGLRGSIERVATRVFLLTPADTLIVTAEHGGRDQDGFFNQS, from the coding sequence ATGGGATCGGTGCGCAAGGCGAGTGCCTGGCTGGGACTCGTCGAGGACAACGACGAGCGCTACTACGACGACGAGTACGCCGAGACTGCCGAGAACGGCGACGCCTGGGTGACCGACCCACGGGTGCGGGTCGCCTCCGAGAGCGCCCACCAGGAGGGCCGCCGGATCGCCACGGTGTCGCCCGACGGCTTCCGCGACGCCCGCACGATCGGCGAGCTGTTCCGCGACGGCGTCCCGGTCATCATGAACCTCACGGCCATGGAGCCCGACGACGCCAAGCGCGTGGTGGACTTCGCGGCCGGGCTCACCTTCGGACTGCGCGGCTCCATCGAGCGCGTGGCCACCCGCGTCTTCCTGCTGACGCCCGCGGACACGCTGATCGTCACCGCCGAGCACGGCGGCCGCGACCAGGACGGCTTCTTCAACCAGAGTTGA
- a CDS encoding DUF402 domain-containing protein, translating into MSARSVDVVLLKAGRTKIRYPAEVVSDDGTVLTVRAAWAGGGVRDFGFVRFEPGDVFTEHYRRDRWYSVKEVRAVDGTLKGWYCDVTRPAEVRGGEVVVEDLDLDLWVSADRRLVLRLDEDEFAASGLAERDPEAAARAVRALDDLEALARGGGELR; encoded by the coding sequence ATGTCCGCTCGCTCGGTTGACGTCGTCCTCCTCAAGGCGGGCCGCACGAAGATCCGCTACCCGGCGGAGGTCGTCTCCGACGACGGCACGGTGCTCACCGTCCGGGCCGCGTGGGCGGGCGGCGGCGTGCGCGACTTCGGCTTCGTGCGGTTCGAGCCCGGGGACGTGTTCACCGAGCACTACCGGCGGGACCGGTGGTACTCGGTGAAGGAGGTGCGGGCCGTCGACGGCACGCTGAAGGGCTGGTACTGCGACGTCACCCGGCCCGCCGAGGTGCGGGGCGGCGAGGTGGTCGTGGAGGACCTGGACCTGGACCTGTGGGTGTCGGCGGACCGGCGGCTGGTGCTGCGGCTCGACGAGGACGAGTTCGCGGCGAGCGGGCTGGCGGAGCGCGACCCGGAGGCGGCGGCCCGCGCGGTGCGGGCGCTGGACGACCTGGAGGCCCTGGCCCGCGGGGGCGGCGAACTGCGGTAG
- a CDS encoding DNA polymerase III subunit alpha produces MPRFTHLHTVSGFSLRYGASHPEALAARAAERGMDAVALTDRDTVAGAVRFARACAKEGVRPLFGADLAIGDRAAAEPAAPTERRRAPVRGGAFVDESAPRAVFLARSGRGWAELCRLITAAHAAAGTSAATATGAPVLLPWADNHGDDLTVLLGPDSDVGRALSAGRPDRAARLLAPWREAYGDALRLEVVHHGRPGTGPGSLRQAARTLGFAADQRVRPVLGNAVRYADPGQGPVADVLDAARRLVPVDPRRGLDGGERWLKDPAAMAAAAERVAQAAGLRRDAAHRLLALTEETAAACLVDPEDDLGIGTVHFPEPHLVGAGRRTAERVLRSRCAAGMVLRGHDRKRAYWTRLEDELRTIERLGFATYFLTVAQVVDDVRGMGIRVAARGSGAGSLVNHLLGIAHADPVEQDLLMERFLSVRRPALPDIDVDVESARRLEVYRAILDRFGPERVAAVAMPETYRVRHAVRDVGAALSMDPADIDRIAKAFPHIRARDARAALDELPELRRLAGERERYGRLWELVEALDALPRGVAMHPCGVLLSDASLRSRTPVVPTSGEGFPMSQFDKDDVEELGLLKLDVLGVRMQSAMAHAVAEIARTTGEEVDLDDPRRVRPGDPATYRLIRSAETLGCFQIESPGQRDLVGRLQPSTFHDLVVDISLFRPGPVAADMVRPFIEARHGRAPVRYPHPDLAEALAETYGVVVFHEQVIKILDVMTGCGRDEADAVRRGLSDPESQGRIKAWFAGRAKERGYADDVVARTWGIVEAFGSYGFCKAHAVAFAVPTYQSAWLKAHHPAAFYAGLLTHDPGMYPKRLLLADARRRGVPVLPLDVNKSGATHRIELVSGSASGRVSGSPGTWGLRLALSDVHGISEAEAARIQAGQPYASLLDFWERARPSRPVAERLAQVGGLDAFGANRRDLLLHLAELHRAQRGTGSYGEQLPLAGGRGSAPVGLPDLTDAERLSAELGVLAMDASRNLMTDHQAFLDELGVVTAQRLRTARHGQSVLVAGAKAATQTPPIRSGRRVIFTTLDDGTGLVDLAFFDDSHERCAHTVFHSWLLLVRGTVQRRGPRSLSVVGSAAWNLAELVELRREGGLDAVAARLAAPPAGPPSEAASGTGRRITLPTGYEMHPWADLRPAGEGAATPPGRRLWHQSQGSAG; encoded by the coding sequence ATGCCACGGTTCACGCATCTGCACACCGTCTCCGGCTTCTCGCTGCGCTACGGCGCCTCGCACCCGGAGGCACTGGCCGCCCGCGCCGCCGAGCGCGGCATGGACGCCGTCGCCCTGACCGACCGCGACACCGTCGCCGGCGCCGTCCGCTTCGCCCGTGCGTGCGCCAAGGAGGGCGTACGCCCCCTGTTCGGCGCCGACCTCGCGATCGGCGACCGCGCCGCGGCGGAGCCCGCCGCGCCCACCGAGCGGCGCCGCGCCCCCGTGCGCGGCGGCGCCTTCGTCGACGAGTCGGCGCCCCGTGCCGTCTTCCTGGCCCGCTCCGGGCGCGGCTGGGCCGAGCTGTGCCGGCTGATCACCGCCGCCCACGCCGCCGCCGGGACCTCCGCCGCCACCGCGACCGGCGCCCCCGTCCTGCTGCCCTGGGCCGACAACCACGGCGACGACCTGACCGTCCTCCTCGGCCCCGACTCCGACGTGGGCCGCGCCCTGTCCGCCGGGCGCCCCGACCGCGCCGCCCGGCTCCTCGCCCCCTGGCGCGAGGCGTACGGCGACGCCCTGCGCCTGGAGGTGGTCCACCACGGCCGCCCCGGCACCGGGCCCGGCTCGCTCCGGCAGGCCGCCCGCACCCTGGGCTTCGCCGCCGACCAGCGGGTCCGGCCCGTGCTGGGCAACGCCGTGCGGTACGCCGACCCCGGCCAGGGCCCGGTCGCCGACGTGCTGGACGCCGCCCGCCGCCTCGTGCCCGTGGACCCGCGCCGGGGCCTGGACGGCGGGGAGCGCTGGCTGAAGGACCCCGCCGCCATGGCCGCCGCCGCCGAGCGCGTCGCGCAGGCCGCCGGGCTGCGCCGCGACGCCGCGCACCGGCTGCTCGCCCTGACCGAGGAGACCGCCGCCGCCTGCCTGGTCGACCCCGAGGACGACCTCGGCATCGGCACCGTGCACTTCCCCGAGCCCCACCTGGTGGGCGCCGGCCGGCGGACCGCCGAGCGGGTGCTGCGGTCCCGCTGCGCCGCCGGGATGGTGCTGCGCGGCCACGACCGGAAGCGGGCGTACTGGACCCGCCTGGAGGACGAGCTGCGCACCATCGAGCGGCTCGGCTTCGCCACGTACTTCCTCACCGTCGCCCAGGTCGTGGACGACGTGCGGGGCATGGGCATCCGGGTCGCCGCGCGCGGCTCCGGCGCCGGCTCCCTCGTCAACCACCTGCTGGGCATCGCCCACGCCGACCCGGTCGAGCAGGATCTGCTGATGGAGCGGTTCCTGTCGGTGCGGCGGCCCGCGCTGCCCGACATCGACGTCGACGTGGAGTCCGCCCGCCGCCTGGAGGTCTACCGGGCGATCCTCGACCGCTTCGGCCCCGAGCGGGTCGCCGCCGTCGCCATGCCCGAGACGTACCGGGTCCGCCACGCCGTGCGCGACGTGGGCGCCGCCCTGTCCATGGACCCGGCCGACATCGACCGGATCGCCAAGGCGTTCCCGCACATCCGCGCCCGCGACGCCCGCGCCGCCCTGGACGAGCTGCCCGAGCTGCGCCGGCTGGCGGGGGAGCGCGAGCGGTACGGCAGGCTCTGGGAGCTGGTCGAGGCGCTGGACGCGCTGCCGCGCGGCGTCGCCATGCACCCGTGCGGGGTGCTGCTCTCCGACGCCTCGCTGCGCTCCCGCACCCCGGTGGTGCCCACCAGCGGCGAGGGCTTCCCGATGTCCCAGTTCGACAAGGACGACGTGGAGGAGCTGGGCCTGCTCAAGCTCGACGTGCTCGGGGTGCGGATGCAGTCCGCGATGGCGCACGCCGTCGCCGAGATCGCCCGCACCACGGGCGAGGAGGTCGACCTCGACGACCCGCGGCGGGTGCGGCCGGGCGACCCCGCCACGTACCGGCTCATCCGGTCCGCCGAGACGCTCGGCTGCTTCCAGATCGAGTCGCCCGGCCAGCGCGACCTGGTGGGGCGCCTGCAGCCGTCCACCTTCCACGACCTGGTGGTGGACATCTCCCTGTTCCGCCCCGGCCCGGTCGCCGCCGACATGGTGCGGCCCTTCATCGAGGCCCGGCACGGCCGCGCCCCCGTCCGCTACCCGCACCCCGACCTGGCGGAGGCGCTGGCGGAGACGTACGGGGTCGTCGTCTTCCACGAGCAGGTCATCAAGATCCTGGACGTCATGACCGGCTGCGGCCGGGACGAGGCCGACGCGGTGCGGCGCGGGCTCTCCGACCCCGAGTCGCAGGGCCGCATCAAGGCGTGGTTCGCGGGCCGGGCGAAGGAGCGGGGGTACGCGGACGACGTGGTCGCGCGCACCTGGGGGATCGTGGAGGCGTTCGGCTCGTACGGCTTCTGCAAGGCGCACGCCGTGGCGTTCGCCGTGCCGACCTACCAGTCGGCGTGGCTCAAGGCCCACCACCCGGCCGCCTTCTACGCCGGGCTGCTCACCCACGACCCCGGCATGTACCCGAAGCGGCTGCTGCTGGCGGACGCGCGGCGGCGGGGCGTGCCGGTGCTGCCGCTGGATGTCAACAAGTCCGGCGCCACCCACCGGATCGAACTGGTGTCTGGTTCCGCGTCAGGCCGCGTGTCCGGTTCGCCCGGTACGTGGGGGCTGCGGCTGGCGCTCTCCGACGTGCACGGCATCAGCGAGGCGGAGGCCGCCCGCATCCAGGCCGGCCAGCCGTACGCCTCGCTGCTCGACTTCTGGGAGCGGGCCCGCCCCAGCCGCCCCGTCGCGGAACGGCTCGCCCAGGTCGGCGGGCTCGACGCGTTCGGCGCCAACCGCCGCGACCTGCTGCTCCACCTCGCCGAACTGCACCGCGCCCAGCGGGGCACCGGCTCGTACGGCGAGCAGCTCCCGCTCGCGGGCGGCCGCGGGTCCGCGCCCGTCGGGCTGCCCGACCTGACCGACGCCGAACGGCTCAGCGCCGAACTGGGCGTCCTGGCCATGGACGCCTCCCGCAACCTGATGACCGACCACCAGGCCTTCCTCGACGAGCTGGGCGTCGTCACCGCCCAGCGGCTGCGCACCGCCCGGCACGGCCAGAGCGTGCTGGTCGCCGGGGCCAAGGCGGCCACCCAGACCCCGCCGATCCGCTCCGGCAGGCGCGTCATCTTCACCACCCTCGACGACGGCACCGGCCTGGTCGACCTGGCGTTCTTCGACGACAGCCACGAGCGGTGCGCCCACACCGTCTTCCACTCCTGGCTGCTGCTGGTCCGCGGCACCGTCCAGCGGCGCGGCCCGCGCAGCCTCAGCGTCGTCGGCTCGGCCGCCTGGAACCTCGCCGAACTGGTCGAACTGCGCCGCGAGGGCGGCCTCGACGCGGTCGCCGCCCGCCTCGCGGCGCCGCCGGCCGGCCCCCCGTCCGAGGCGGCGTCCGGCACCGGCCGCCGCATCACCCTGCCCACCGGCTACGAGATGCACCCGTGGGCCGACCTGCGCCCCGCCGGGGAGGGCGCGGCGACCCCGCCCGGCCGCAGGCTGTGGCACCAGAGCCAGGGGAGCGCGGGATGA
- a CDS encoding DNA polymerase Y family protein — protein MTAAPEILCVRFRLAPMHEALLPQLLSLLGEFTPVVQAEPPDAALADLRGAVRYFGRGPAELAAVIRVRALALHGVDCAIGAGPNPMLARMAARRAAPGATLVVTDPAGFLRGLPVNALDGVGPATARTLCAYGLDTAGRVADAPLAVLQRVTGARTGRDLWERAHGVDRSRVVPNAAARSAAAERTFPRDETDRDRQRRALLSAAQELGARMRGEGQVCRALALTVRYADRSTTTRTRTLREPTAHSAELTSAAYALHDGLALQRARVRGVTLRAEGLAPAEHAAHQLSLDPADEKARRLEAVADRARARFGPGAIIPGSLAA, from the coding sequence ATGACGGCCGCCCCCGAGATCCTCTGCGTGCGCTTCCGCCTCGCGCCCATGCACGAGGCGCTGCTGCCGCAACTCCTGTCCCTGCTCGGTGAGTTCACCCCCGTCGTGCAGGCCGAGCCGCCGGACGCCGCCCTCGCCGACCTGCGCGGCGCCGTACGGTACTTCGGGCGCGGCCCCGCCGAGCTGGCCGCCGTGATCCGCGTCCGCGCCCTCGCCCTGCACGGCGTGGACTGCGCCATCGGCGCGGGCCCCAACCCGATGCTCGCCCGCATGGCCGCGCGGCGCGCCGCCCCCGGCGCCACCCTCGTCGTCACCGACCCGGCCGGCTTCCTGCGCGGCCTGCCGGTGAACGCCCTCGACGGCGTCGGCCCGGCCACCGCCCGCACCCTGTGCGCGTACGGGCTGGACACGGCCGGGCGCGTCGCGGACGCCCCGCTCGCGGTGCTCCAGCGTGTCACCGGCGCCCGCACCGGACGCGACCTGTGGGAGAGGGCGCACGGCGTCGACCGCTCCCGCGTCGTCCCCAACGCCGCCGCCCGCTCCGCCGCCGCCGAGCGGACCTTCCCGCGCGACGAGACCGACCGCGACCGGCAGCGCCGCGCCCTGCTCTCCGCCGCCCAGGAGCTGGGCGCCCGCATGCGGGGCGAGGGCCAGGTCTGCCGCGCCCTCGCCCTCACCGTGCGGTACGCCGACCGCTCCACCACCACGCGCACCCGCACCCTGCGCGAGCCGACCGCGCACTCCGCGGAGCTGACCTCCGCCGCGTACGCCCTCCACGACGGGCTCGCCCTCCAGCGCGCGCGGGTGCGCGGCGTCACCCTGCGCGCCGAGGGCCTGGCCCCCGCCGAGCACGCCGCCCACCAGCTCTCCCTGGACCCGGCCGACGAGAAGGCGCGGCGCCTCGAAGCGGTCGCGGACCGGGCCCGCGCCCGGTTCGGCCCCGGCGCGATCATCCCCGGCTCCCTCGCCGCGTAG
- a CDS encoding GntR family transcriptional regulator yields the protein MTLEIDIDPEAAAPPYEQLRAQIADQARSGRLPVGRKLPTVRGLAEELGLAANTVAKAYRVLEADGVVETRGRAGTFVAAAGDAAERRAAEAAAAYAREAHRLGLSRAEAQAAAAEALRAVYGA from the coding sequence GTGACGCTGGAGATCGACATCGACCCGGAGGCGGCCGCCCCGCCGTACGAGCAGCTGCGTGCCCAGATCGCGGACCAGGCCCGGTCCGGACGGCTCCCCGTCGGCCGCAAGCTGCCGACCGTGCGCGGCCTCGCGGAGGAACTGGGCCTCGCCGCCAACACGGTCGCCAAGGCGTACCGGGTGCTGGAGGCGGACGGGGTCGTCGAGACGCGGGGCCGCGCCGGCACGTTCGTCGCGGCGGCCGGTGACGCCGCCGAGCGCCGCGCCGCCGAGGCGGCGGCGGCCTACGCGCGCGAGGCGCACCGGCTGGGCCTGTCCCGCGCCGAGGCCCAGGCCGCCGCGGCCGAGGCGCTGCGCGCGGTGTACGGGGCGTAG
- a CDS encoding GNAT family N-acetyltransferase produces MTVIVREFVPDDAPAAVRVRRSAAPYTVTTPASMLNERRAAPPARRYLMLVAERDGEVVGYGNAGLVHEAPEPGQAFVTPVVDPAHRGHGVGGLLLRAAEEHLAALGAREVYAWVRDEPECLEFARTRGYRSTRTLRYLRLDLASAALPEPPAALPPGVELRTAADFAADPRPLFAADSEATADEPTDIPFGLGDYEEWLADTWEDPLLDRELTVVALVDGAVAAFSAAHTDGEGRYVSAMTGTVRAHRGRGLATLAKTESLRRARAAGCVEAYTSNDSANGPMLAINRRLGYEPCATEVRHVRSLG; encoded by the coding sequence ATGACCGTCATCGTCCGTGAGTTCGTGCCCGACGACGCCCCGGCGGCCGTACGGGTGCGGCGCAGCGCAGCCCCGTACACCGTCACGACCCCCGCCTCCATGCTGAACGAGCGGCGGGCCGCGCCGCCCGCCCGCCGGTACCTGATGCTCGTCGCCGAGCGGGACGGCGAGGTCGTCGGCTACGGCAACGCGGGCCTGGTGCACGAGGCGCCCGAGCCGGGGCAGGCGTTCGTGACCCCGGTCGTCGACCCGGCCCACCGCGGCCACGGGGTGGGCGGGCTGCTGCTGCGCGCCGCCGAGGAGCACCTGGCGGCGCTCGGCGCGCGGGAGGTGTACGCGTGGGTGCGGGACGAGCCGGAGTGCCTGGAGTTCGCCCGGACGCGCGGCTACCGGTCCACCCGCACCCTCCGCTACCTGCGGCTGGATCTGGCCTCGGCGGCCCTGCCGGAGCCGCCGGCCGCGCTGCCTCCCGGTGTGGAGCTGCGCACGGCCGCGGACTTCGCGGCCGATCCGCGCCCGCTGTTCGCTGCGGACTCGGAGGCGACGGCGGACGAGCCGACCGACATCCCGTTCGGCCTGGGCGACTACGAGGAGTGGCTCGCCGACACCTGGGAGGACCCGCTGCTCGACCGGGAGCTGACGGTGGTCGCCCTGGTGGACGGGGCCGTCGCCGCGTTCAGCGCCGCCCACACGGACGGCGAGGGGCGGTACGTGTCGGCGATGACCGGCACGGTCCGGGCCCATCGGGGCCGGGGCCTGGCCACGCTCGCCAAGACCGAGTCGCTGCGCCGCGCCCGCGCCGCCGGCTGCGTGGAGGCGTACACGAGCAACGACTCCGCCAACGGCCCGATGCTCGCCATCAACCGGCGCCTCGGGTACGAGCCCTGCGCGACGGAGGTGCGGCATGTCCGCTCGCTCGGTTGA
- a CDS encoding DUF3533 domain-containing protein: MTLASEVRSAVTPRAALLVVGVLALQLLFIASYVGALHDPKPTDVPFGVVAPTAAAAERTADGLAALPGDPLDPRVLPDPAEAQRQITDRRIDGALLVDPRGATDTLLVASGGGKALATALEQIVTEAEGAQRRTVRTVDVAPASTEDFNGLSAFYLVVGWCVGGYLLASVLAISAGARPANTRRAIIRLAVLALSALLGGLGGAVIVGPVLGALPGSIPALWGLGALVVFSVGAVTLALQALTGIVGIGLAVLLIVIAGNPSAGGAFPGPMLPDFWRAIGPGLPPGAGTWTARSIAYFQGNAVSGSLQVLSVWAVAGTVVTLVVSSLRGAGDGAGPDGAGPDGAAPGDPGPGGGERPAAAAGT; the protein is encoded by the coding sequence ATGACCCTCGCCTCCGAGGTGCGCAGCGCTGTCACGCCCAGGGCCGCCCTGCTGGTCGTCGGCGTGCTCGCGCTCCAGCTGCTGTTCATCGCGTCCTACGTGGGCGCCCTGCACGACCCGAAGCCCACGGACGTGCCCTTCGGCGTGGTCGCGCCGACGGCCGCGGCGGCCGAGCGGACCGCCGACGGCCTGGCCGCGCTGCCCGGCGACCCGCTCGACCCGCGCGTCCTGCCCGACCCGGCGGAGGCGCAGCGGCAGATCACGGACCGGCGGATCGACGGCGCCCTGCTGGTCGACCCGCGGGGGGCCACCGACACGCTGCTGGTCGCCTCCGGCGGCGGGAAGGCCCTGGCGACCGCCCTGGAGCAGATCGTCACCGAGGCCGAGGGGGCCCAGCGGCGCACGGTCCGGACCGTGGACGTGGCCCCGGCGTCCACCGAGGACTTCAACGGCCTGTCCGCGTTCTACCTGGTCGTCGGCTGGTGCGTGGGCGGGTACCTGCTCGCGTCGGTCCTGGCGATCAGCGCCGGGGCCCGGCCCGCCAACACCCGGCGGGCGATCATCCGGCTCGCCGTCCTGGCGCTCTCCGCCCTCCTCGGCGGTCTGGGCGGCGCGGTCATCGTCGGCCCGGTGCTCGGCGCGCTGCCCGGCAGCATCCCCGCCCTGTGGGGCCTGGGCGCGCTGGTGGTGTTCTCGGTCGGCGCGGTCACCCTGGCCCTCCAGGCCCTGACCGGGATCGTCGGCATCGGACTGGCCGTGCTGCTCATCGTGATCGCCGGCAACCCCAGCGCGGGCGGCGCGTTCCCCGGCCCCATGCTGCCCGACTTCTGGCGGGCGATCGGCCCCGGCCTGCCGCCGGGCGCGGGCACCTGGACGGCGCGCTCCATCGCGTACTTCCAGGGCAACGCCGTCTCCGGGTCGCTCCAGGTGCTCTCCGTCTGGGCGGTCGCGGGGACGGTGGTCACCCTGGTGGTGTCGTCCCTGCGCGGCGCCGGCGACGGCGCGGGCCCCGACGGCGCGGGCCCCGACGGCGCCGCCCCCGGCGACCCGGGCCCCGGCGGCGGGGAGCGCCCGGCCGCGGCGGCCGGGACGTAG
- a CDS encoding esterase/lipase family protein — translation MLPPRPPAAPRRALRALTALLLLAAALLFAPAATAHAATPPAVTDRTAATATTAATAGASGAGWNDYACKPSAAHPRPVVLVHGTFGNSVDNWLGLAPYLVRRGYCVFSLDYGQLPGVPFFHGLGPVAESAGQLDAYVDRVLGATGAREVDIVGHSQGGMMPRHYLKFLGGAEKVNALVGIAPDNHGTTLHGLTRLLPHFPGAADLISAKTPALADQIAGSPFLQRLNEGGDTVPGVRYTVIATRYDQVVTPYRSSFLDGPNVRNVLLQDLCPLDLSEHLAIGLVDRIAFHEVANALDPARATPTTCASVLG, via the coding sequence ATGCTGCCCCCGCGCCCGCCCGCCGCACCGCGGCGCGCCCTGCGAGCCCTGACCGCGCTCCTCCTGCTCGCCGCCGCGCTCCTCTTCGCCCCGGCCGCCACCGCGCACGCCGCGACCCCGCCCGCCGTCACCGACCGGACCGCCGCCACGGCCACCACGGCCGCCACGGCCGGGGCGTCCGGGGCGGGCTGGAACGACTACGCCTGCAAGCCCTCCGCCGCCCACCCGCGCCCCGTCGTCCTCGTCCACGGCACGTTCGGCAACTCCGTCGACAACTGGCTGGGACTCGCCCCCTACCTGGTGCGGCGCGGCTACTGCGTCTTCTCCCTCGACTACGGGCAGCTGCCCGGTGTGCCGTTCTTCCACGGCCTCGGCCCCGTCGCCGAGTCCGCCGGGCAGCTCGACGCGTACGTCGACCGGGTCCTCGGCGCGACCGGTGCCCGCGAGGTGGACATCGTGGGCCACTCCCAGGGCGGCATGATGCCCCGCCACTACCTCAAGTTCCTCGGCGGCGCCGAGAAGGTGAACGCGCTCGTCGGCATCGCCCCCGACAACCACGGCACCACCCTGCACGGCCTCACCCGGCTGCTGCCGCACTTCCCCGGCGCGGCCGACCTCATCAGCGCGAAGACCCCCGCCCTCGCCGACCAGATCGCCGGCTCCCCCTTCCTCCAGCGGCTCAACGAGGGCGGCGACACGGTGCCCGGCGTCCGCTACACCGTCATCGCCACCCGGTACGACCAGGTCGTCACCCCGTACCGCTCCTCGTTCCTCGACGGGCCGAACGTGCGCAACGTGCTCCTCCAGGACCTGTGCCCCCTCGACCTCTCCGAGCACCTGGCCATCGGGCTGGTCGACCGGATCGCCTTCCACGAGGTGGCCAACGCCCTCGACCCCGCGCGCGCCACCCCCACCACCTGCGCCTCGGTCCTCGGCTGA